aatatagaaatttaattgttcaactaacaataaaattactaaataaaactactctccaacttctccatctCTTTACTTGCTATTTTAATCCTCATCAATCTCTTCCTCCTTTTTAGGGTTCTGATTCTGTaaaggaaaaacaaaaagaaaaatagattagtggcatatgttttttaatctactatccaaaatttgaatctaatattcatagtatttgaatctattattcaaatttgaaatatatatgtaaatcttatttacttttttcgtttgatataaacgatgacactcagcagagacttcctctgtcatttcTCGCgacatctcatgtgttgagttatagtgtatatatttttcttttgtttcgtcaggcatggttgaaagcatgcaataacgtgccaaccgatcggatttcatccaatttgcatatttttcttctgcttcatagctagtagccaaaggtggtttTGTTGGAGGCTATTCACAGACTGTTGAtatcatctttttataagaaaaaatggtcaacatgcttcgaaaccagtgttgcatattttcaggttcaaaaaccaaggatttgagaaaagcattggtgtataattcaccaatagacatttttgctgggaataaataaatacaaatattattatatttacaataaatatcaaagtttcggaaattaaatgtgatgcatgagcacaattaaaacacataaaataaagtttaatttccacgataaaactttctaacaattaaagtgtcgccttagggtcggtcaaattaatcttagagaatttataagacattcttatctttattgtttaaaacttaaaataactctttattttctcttttaaacattaaagtaccgcttagtttggtcaagttatgattatccactgcaaaagtttaatcataactttgtgagtgtaacccattatttcggagttcatgacataacttaggacatgccgccttagggtcggtcaaacctaaaatacgtCATtatttcctatctttgtaagaaatataacattgctattgatatgtctagacaccttccttagggggacgaaaacaaagccgtcgcgagacgctattcatatctcacagtgttatattaataatggagaccatgggttatgttgagttatcaaccctctcccactcactattttgaaataagtgtttttatcctaattaattcaaaattagttataacatctttaaaccctatgaacataattaaaattggaaagaaagcgagtttctaagtccatatccaattttaagttaccaattatgttcatctaaactttactaaaaacaattttaaaataaagttggtttaaagaaattaagtcataaagacttaaaactgTATGGgcttttatgtatggcacaaaatgcatgaacatgttatcaattacatcaatcacatgaaaataattatttaaataaataaacaataactGTTGAACCGgatgcttttgggtatttctaattttacaacctctttataaaataaaataaaaccgccttgatctccatcgggctactttactttactttcagtaggatatgtgtcgttggtctagaataataataagaaaacaattttctaattattttgattaattaaaacaaaaattttaaataatcattatttaattttccttttaattaaaacaaaaaactaaaatatttaattaaaatctgttatttttaaaattaaattttgaaataagatattcaaaaaagtttgttaggataacaaaattatctcattatttaaatatcaaatttataataaataagatatttaacatttttaaattaaaaaaataacagaataatttcataaaaataaaaaaaaattatggacaaACAAGACAGGGACACGTGGCACTAAACGGTGCTGCCGGGGCCATTTTGTACGAATACATATGGATTCATACGGACCCGTCCGTATGACGTCcccggcagcggctcggagggtGGCCTCGTAGGAACGGTGGCTGGATTCTGAATCTCGGGCTCCAttttgacttttgtgtgatcggaattacaattttatggtgtcaaaaactaaacaaaattacataaatcctatgccctttaatggcttacacaatgatttaatcataaacaaatcctaacccaaaaacaccatataattaaccaTTTAACATTCTCATGCATTCAATTATATTAAGCAATCCATtcattcattaaaaataaattcataaaattaaacccacacagattcaatatatatatatatgcgaagatggctctggtatcatttgttggtttttatagatcaaatcagagattatatgcagcggaacaacaatcaaaattgttaatttaatccacaagatttttagatctacttcttcacatacatatatatattgaatcaaagatatgaatagaaaattacctcaagtcattccttgctgctatctttttgtatgacaaaaatccttgagatctcacaccaagatcttccaaaatgttctcagcaaaCAAAGAACGATTGTGGGcttgctatacaaaataataggcaaaatctatttatcagatgttcttaacacatgagatctgataaagtttggacctaagtttgtgaagaacagtgacctatgcttgtatcactgttctctttctcttagagagatttcacgatatattttctttccttgaaaagtatcgttctgaaaaactgatatcctatatttaatatatccaatatattaaaaataaaatattagttattttaaaaaaatttaaaataactaatcagttgtcagattatgtttaaataataatattttaatcatattacaatatctcattatttatttaatatttaaataactaaaattgtggaaccaagaaactaccaagagcttcttatgcgtgtagcacagtgactgtgctacacgtgtaccacatgccagggaaggcatgtgatttttcctaatttttattattatttaaatacttaaattcccaaaaataaattaattatatttttttaaaatcaaataattaattaattctcaattaattaattacacataattatagaataattatgtttagtgcatagaaacatattttacttatcaaataagtcattttgctcatttttgtatttacctttgtcagtgtttgtttgagccatttcggggaccatggacctataacattaagctccaataaattgaaactaaataattaaactctttaattataatagttaatttattaattctgatatttctccactataaattcagaattgcactctttatgtcatagatatacttttacagaaatcttattctaagtcgtccattgatataactatcttacaatagttcaaccctctaattaattaggtCATAAATTATAATGGAAGAATTActattttaccattctaatttacttcttattccttaagtaccattaattcactagtgaatagttaatctataatctaattatagatttgagctcaaaatcattcagttccagaattaacccttaagggaactaatatacgatctgctaggaaagattagatttcgtattgttgatacatgttcccagccatccatgatatgtatttattttattttaatttttaagagttgagagtataatatgtatttattttattttaatttttgtagagcatacgcacaatgttCAGAAAATGAATACATTgacacatttacaaaattgctgagaggttcttgtccaaaacagtccgaaagtcatgaatgtggttattatgtactaagatacaatTATGATATTGTAAATGCGCCGAATCCGGAAAAAGTTAtgaagaagaaagtatgttatattttattcttttttttgcttatgaaaaactagatatagaatttaatcatctaatctatattaacttttcaattttacAGTTGTTTGACAAAAAACAATACAATGTCAAAGACAATCTACTCCCACTATAAAGTGATTGGTTAGCTAGATTaatgtcatttatttatgaagtctAATTTTTCATATGTATGTAACTTGCTAATTTATTGACTTATATGTTAAATAATATTTGTATGTTCTTATTATGTATATACAAACTACTTGTAtgatatgtgaatgtatataataatatgttatcttttaattagataataatttatcaaattaggtgttttaaattattatataaaatttgggtatataaataaaattgaaaattaggtaattaataaaattaggtAATATAAATGGAAttgaaaatataataataattgggtgtataataataattaataaaatttggtAATATAAAcggaatagaaaatatatttaaagaagCACTTCCAAAACAAAACACATTTCTCCGTGGTTTAGTTAACAAAACCACAAAATTAAACCGCGGAGAAAGAATTCTTTCTCTTCGGTTTTGTtaacaaaaccgcagagaaaaagaACATGTTTCTCTGCAGTTTTGTTATTACTTTTCTCTGCGGCCTCAAACACTGCGGTTCTTGGTACTCCCCAAAACCGATGTGTATTAAGAAAAAAACCGTAGAGAAAATCTATTTTGTAATGgcgtacatatataaatatatatggtttTAATTATGGTGCTTGATACGTGTCTTCGGAATAAGAGTAGTAATATGTGTCACTAAATTGTATAACCTTTACATAGTCATTGAATAAAAACACCAAATTGTATAACCTTTATTTAGTCATTGAATAAAAACAAAATACTAGTCATGCATTTATCAAACAGACCCAATTATTTATTCTTATGGAGGTGCAGCCATGCAGGGCCTTTCGAATGACATTGGATATTATATTgctattatttacttattttgtcatcaacaacataggCAGGTCCAAGAGTTGTTCTGCTATACCAGTAGTACTTCAACTTGCGTGAGTACATgcttatatttttctttaaaaactaaaaagaaagTGCTTGAGAAAAGTTCATTCTATATATCTAGAGAGATAATAACCACTAAAGACATGCATAccattcaaaacaaaaatacaatgagatataattattatatataggcTGACATTGGGTTAATAATATCACCAAGAAAAAGTTGTAGGTTTTGCTCGAGTCccaagaaaaagaaataattttaaaggaaataaaccattTATTAATTTGAAATAATTTTAATGCAAGGAAAATAAAAAATGGTAGCTTTGTTATAAAGGGAATAAAACATATGGATGGttgatttttggtttttttttttatgtttaattaaattttatgtgtttttatgtgtgatttttttaGTTGATTTGTACAtttagtgtattttttttttataaatatagctttttttattttgtatggtTGTTGTGCAagttgatttatatatatatatatatagtttttctattattttggttgatgtctagttgatttcaaattgagtaaatttttgataattttttccagGTCAGTTTAGTTATGTGGTTTAGATTTATGTGTAGatgttttcatgttgtttttttagttgttaaagtttatatatagttgttttGTTATTGTGCTGATGTCTAATTATTGTTTAGTTGTtttcagatatattttgatttttttttaaaaaaaaacatgttagtatGCTATGAGTTGACTTCTAGTTGTTGTCCAATTGCTGTTTTTTAATTTGTTAGTATGTAGTgagttaatgtttagttgttttccagttatttttttttagtttattttggatatatgtttaattgttttgagatatatttttagtttatttttaacacATTTAAAATTGCAGGGAAAcattgttttgatgttgttttttttttgttgtcttttagtttattttgaattaatgcaATGAATTGATATCTAATTGCATTTTCAACAATGTATTGTTGTGAGGTTGTTGTCTAGTTGCATTTATGTTGCTTTTTTTATATTGTATTGGTGTGTTGGTGTTTTAAAATGTAGGAATGAAATTTTTAATAatgtttttgtgttattttttggtttttttgtaTCTATAATGAGTTGTACTGTGTTATTATGAGGTTGTTGtcatgttgttttttttttttaacgttATGTTTTGTGGGTTGATGTTTAGTGTaaatcgtatttttgtaatttttaaacattaaaatcatatttttaaaaatttgaattagtaaaaatataaaaaaaaaatcaaaaatagTGAAAATGTAAAAATATCATAAAAGATGGGTATTTATTAAAAAActcctatatatatttattaataaataaaaaaactaaatatatatatatataacaggaACAAAAACATATACCTCCATGGGTGGTGGTGGTCCAACGGTCTGCAACTACGATCTCCTCCTCCGAGTCGTCACCGTAGTCCGAAGACGATGGTGGTCTGACGGTGGTGGTGTGGTttagagaaagggagaaagagaaAGGAATTCGGATAAAATTAgagatttgattttggggttagaTTTCATAAATGAGAGATTTATTCGGGGAGAGATTTGATTTTGGGGTATTAGGTTTGAAAGAGTCAAATTAGATTTGGGGTTctcttttgagtttttttttttttttgatgaaaggGTCTAATGGCAGAAGGGACAAGGGCCTTGAGTATATAAGAATATTAGGAGCCACAgacataatataattaaaatgacATTATTGATAACTTGTaactaaatattattattttattcaaaaataatttttattgtgGCTATATTTACTCAcaaaatttttatgtttggacaaaaaataactttttttttgtaAGTGAACATGAAAagtctattttctattttatatAGTTGTTTTTATCCGTGAAGGTATGGTTTCATACAATAGAGTAAAAGTTTATAGTGCTTTTGTTCGGCCATCTTAATTTGCCGGATgaacatatattttaaaatatataaataaactatatatattttgaaaaatgaatgtcaactatataatataagcatttcaaataaattaaaaaaaattaagataataataaataaacaattagaATTACTAATTTAGACTCGGCGTATATAATGTATATATACAATGgcatttttcttttttataaaatatcataagaAATGGCCTCCTAGTGCGTTGTATATCCTTATCCAAGTTTAATCCAAATAAGAACGGGAACAATTCGATAATGTCTTAGAAAATGGCTCACCAGTGTTTTTAAATAGGGGGATAAAAATCATCATACCTGTATTTTTCCCTCCTGCTAAACAACTTAATTATTAAAAGAACAaatatttacataacatttacgtAAACCTCaaaacaattaaatttatttttaacatatatatataagtatgtatatatatatatatataaactgttTGGGTTCCTAATTTGTagacaaaaaaattattttccttaGTTAGCTCTATTACatatcaaaaagaaagaaaatagaaaagaagcaagaaagaaaaaaacttaTCTATAGGATTTAAGAATGGCTCCACAAAAAGTACATATTATAGCTCTCCAAGATCTCCAATAAAAGGGGACATAACAGAACCTTGTCTCAGTCTTCATATCGGCGACGCTGGCCCCGGCGCCGCACCGGGAGCACGTTCCGGCGGCTGGCTTGCTTCTCTTTATCTTCCTCGTCTGATCTACCAGAAAGCAAAAGCAAACCATTTGTTGTGTTACAACACTACTCCAGCTCTATCAAAATTGAAGACTTCTTTTCGGACTTTATATTAATCCATTTATGTGAAGAAATTAATGCTTAACTTAGTGTAGAAGACTAACTCAAAATTTGGTTTGTAACTATTTTTCTCTATgcctttatatataaatatataggtcAGAGCATTTAAAGATCCAGTAGTTAAGGGGTGGATGTGGTGTTATATTGGTGACGCGTGTCTAGGATTTCTAGAAGTATATTAGTTGTCATGTAATCgctttatataaaataaataaatgaatgaataatATTGTTCATGTAATTGTAGGGGCC
The Humulus lupulus chromosome 6, drHumLupu1.1, whole genome shotgun sequence DNA segment above includes these coding regions:
- the LOC133782643 gene encoding uncharacterized protein LOC133782643 translates to MVCFCFLVDQTRKIKRSKPAAGTCSRCGAGASVADMKTETRFCYVPFYWRSWRAIICTFCGAILKSYR